Proteins from one Gemmatimonadota bacterium genomic window:
- a CDS encoding AAA family ATPase produces MKIKSVRIRNFRSFDDITIPFNNYACFVGPNGAGKSTVLTALNVFFREYENHPTDLSQLDIEDFHCRNTDNPIRITVTFTELNEEAQEDFSDYYRQGLLVVSAVATFDEDSQKAEVKQFGERLGMSDFAPFFRALDNGEKVAVLKEIYSNIRTTYTDLPAPGTKETMKSELRSYENSHPDDCELIPSEDQFYGFSRGSNRLAKHIQWVYVPAVKDATSEQIEAKNTALGKLLSRTVRLRTDFDQSVRSLRMQMQEQYQVLLDENQHVLDEVSDSLQNRLTEWAHPGAKLSLQWQQDPDRSVRVEEPWAHILAGEGEFEGELSRFGHGLQRSYLLALLQELAGTDVSAAPTLILACEEPELYQHPPQARYLADVLKRLSSDNTQIIITTHNPLFVSGEGFEDVRMIRKASNSLASSVSYMSYVDISDVISEVLETRPQAPEGALAKINQALQPGLNEMFFTRRLVLVEGLEDVAYILSYINLLDRSEEIRRIGCHIVSTQGKSELLQPFVIAKHMSIPTYLVFDSDADKPDRSGSRSKHEKDNKALLKLADIPNPNAFPDETFWSSGVTMWHSDIGTTVQSEIGISDWAGFSEQADIRFGQVGGLKKNTLHIGTSLSIAWDAGKQSESLIQLCDVILNSENYIGA; encoded by the coding sequence ATGAAAATAAAGTCTGTTCGAATTCGGAATTTCAGATCGTTTGATGACATAACAATACCATTTAACAACTACGCGTGTTTCGTTGGACCAAATGGTGCTGGGAAATCCACAGTTTTAACTGCATTGAACGTGTTTTTTAGAGAATATGAAAATCACCCAACTGACCTTAGCCAATTGGATATAGAGGACTTTCACTGCCGAAATACCGATAATCCAATCAGGATTACAGTCACGTTCACCGAACTTAATGAGGAGGCTCAGGAGGATTTTTCGGACTATTATCGACAAGGATTACTTGTTGTCTCGGCCGTAGCGACATTCGACGAAGACTCCCAAAAAGCGGAGGTGAAACAGTTCGGCGAACGGCTCGGAATGTCCGATTTCGCTCCATTTTTCAGGGCACTAGATAACGGTGAAAAGGTAGCAGTTTTGAAGGAGATCTATAGCAACATTCGAACTACTTACACGGACCTTCCGGCCCCCGGTACAAAAGAAACAATGAAAAGTGAACTTCGATCTTACGAGAACAGCCACCCAGATGACTGTGAGCTCATTCCAAGCGAAGATCAGTTTTATGGGTTTTCAAGAGGGTCTAACCGACTTGCCAAACATATACAGTGGGTCTATGTACCTGCTGTTAAGGACGCAACTTCAGAACAAATAGAAGCTAAAAACACAGCATTGGGTAAGTTACTTTCGCGTACCGTACGTTTAAGGACGGATTTCGATCAGTCAGTTAGGTCTTTGCGCATGCAGATGCAAGAACAATATCAAGTGTTGCTGGATGAAAACCAGCACGTACTCGATGAAGTGTCTGACTCACTACAGAATCGCCTTACTGAATGGGCACATCCAGGAGCCAAGTTGAGTCTACAGTGGCAACAAGATCCTGATAGGTCTGTTAGAGTTGAAGAACCTTGGGCACATATTCTAGCTGGTGAAGGGGAGTTTGAAGGGGAGCTATCTCGCTTTGGGCACGGACTGCAACGGTCGTATTTACTAGCATTACTACAGGAACTGGCAGGAACGGACGTATCGGCAGCTCCCACTTTGATTCTAGCTTGTGAGGAACCGGAACTTTATCAACATCCACCTCAAGCTCGGTATCTTGCTGACGTGCTTAAAAGGTTAAGCAGCGACAACACCCAGATCATCATTACGACACACAACCCACTGTTTGTTTCGGGAGAAGGATTTGAGGATGTGCGGATGATCCGGAAAGCTTCGAATAGTCTAGCATCATCGGTCTCATATATGTCTTACGTGGACATTTCAGATGTGATTTCAGAAGTTCTTGAAACAAGACCACAAGCGCCTGAAGGAGCACTAGCGAAAATAAACCAAGCATTGCAGCCAGGACTTAATGAGATGTTTTTTACTCGTCGACTGGTTTTAGTTGAAGGCTTGGAGGATGTTGCTTACATACTTTCCTACATCAACTTACTTGATCGGTCCGAAGAGATTCGAAGAATCGGATGTCATATAGTATCAACGCAAGGTAAAAGTGAATTGTTGCAACCATTCGTTATTGCAAAGCATATGAGTATTCCAACCTATCTCGTTTTTGACTCAGACGCTGATAAGCCAGACCGAAGCGGGAGTCGTTCTAAACATGAGAAAGACAACAAAGCCCTTCTAAAGCTCGCTGATATACCGAACCCCAATGCGTTTCCAGATGAAACTTTCTGGAGCAGTGGGGTTACAATGTGGCATTCAGATATCGGAACTACTGTTCAATCGGAAATCGGTATAAGTGATTGGGCGGGATTCTCAGAGCAGGCTGATATACGTTTTGGCCAAGTTGGTGGTCTTAAGAAAAACACATTACATATTGGTACAAGCCTTTCAATCGCTTGGGACGCTGGTAAACAATCAGAGAGTTTAATCCAACTTTGTGATGTTATATTGAATTCGGAGAACTACATTGGAGCTTAG
- a CDS encoding SDR family oxidoreductase: MSHPLFDLSGRVALVSGAAAGMGKATSIAYAESGADLMLADVNEEGMQETVREIERRGRRAEPVVCDVSNGAQIRKMFARLDETYGRIDVLANIAGEGGINQLPLEITEAGLIQTLNTLVVGRYVCCQEGAKRMIEAGRGSIINIVSIAGLSALGRGHMSYSIAMGGVAQMTREMSTEWSSKGVRVNAIVCAQIMNEGLSKRIDADAKLGDTYLRGIPIGRLGKSEDIQGLAIFLASDASSWVTGALMPLDGGNTAKNAGGSHPGQPNAPDEQQY, encoded by the coding sequence ATGTCTCATCCATTATTCGACCTGAGCGGACGCGTGGCCCTGGTCTCCGGCGCGGCCGCCGGCATGGGCAAGGCGACGTCCATCGCCTATGCCGAGTCGGGCGCGGATCTCATGCTGGCCGATGTCAATGAAGAGGGCATGCAGGAAACGGTCAGGGAGATCGAACGCCGGGGCCGGCGAGCGGAGCCGGTGGTATGCGACGTCTCCAACGGAGCGCAGATCCGCAAGATGTTCGCACGGCTGGACGAAACCTACGGACGTATCGACGTACTGGCCAATATCGCCGGAGAGGGGGGAATCAATCAACTGCCCCTGGAAATTACCGAAGCCGGGCTCATCCAGACCCTGAACACGCTGGTCGTCGGAAGGTACGTCTGCTGCCAGGAAGGCGCGAAGCGCATGATCGAGGCCGGTCGGGGCAGCATCATCAACATCGTGTCCATCGCCGGGCTGTCGGCCCTCGGCCGCGGCCACATGTCCTACAGCATCGCCATGGGCGGCGTGGCCCAGATGACGCGGGAGATGAGCACGGAGTGGAGCAGCAAGGGCGTACGCGTCAACGCCATCGTATGCGCCCAGATCATGAACGAAGGCCTGAGCAAGCGCATCGACGCCGACGCCAAGCTGGGCGACACCTACCTGCGGGGTATCCCCATCGGCCGCCTGGGAAAATCGGAAGACATCCAGGGACTGGCCATCTTCCTCGCCTCCGACGCCTCAAGCTGGGTCACCGGAGCGCTCATGCCGCTGGACGGCGGGAACACGGCCAAGAACGCGGGTGGATCGCATCCGGGGCAGCCAAATGCGCCGGATGAGCAGCAGTACTGA
- the uvrB gene encoding excinuclease ABC subunit UvrB, whose product MPPFTVVSDYEPRGDQPRAIEELVQGVHRGDRHQCLLGITGSGKTYTMAQVIAELQKPTLVISPNKTLAAQLYGEFKGFFPKNAVEYFISYYDYYQPEAYMPVTDTYIEKDSSVNEDLDKLRLRATSALLERRDVVIVASVSSIYSLGSPDEWKEFILLVDRGEAYERDMIMRKLIDMHYNRNDYDFARGTFRVRGDTLDILPADQEKGIRIEMFGDEVDRITEFDPLTGEVLAERDRIAVYPARHFVTTAPRLDQAMKAIEEELDERLRVLYDENKLLEAQRLEQRTRFDLEMMREIGFCAGIENYSMHLSGRSPGERPFCLFDFFPNDFLLVIDESHVSLPQLRAMYNGDRSRKTTLVEHGFRLPSALDNRPLTFEEFETMVNQVIYVSATPADYELSQCQGVVVEQIIRPTGLMDPEISVQPVENQMDDLLTRIRERADRQERVLVTTLTKRMAEDLTDYLRQLNVRVRYLHSTIDSIERVEILRDLRLGKFDVLVGINLLREGLDLPEVSLVAILDADKEGFLRSERSLIQTAGRAARNVRGEVIFYADNITDSMRRAMEETNRRRVLQQEYNELNGIEPETVYKSIEEIIQTTAVADVKAVDDDMPILNTIAKMDQSTVVEELKSAMYEAAANLEFEKAARLRDEINRLESQPTK is encoded by the coding sequence ATGCCTCCCTTCACCGTCGTTTCCGATTACGAACCCCGGGGTGACCAGCCCAGGGCGATCGAGGAACTCGTCCAGGGTGTGCACCGGGGGGACAGGCACCAGTGTCTCCTCGGCATAACGGGCAGCGGCAAGACCTACACCATGGCCCAGGTCATTGCCGAGCTGCAGAAGCCGACCCTGGTCATCTCGCCGAACAAGACCCTGGCCGCCCAGCTTTACGGCGAGTTCAAGGGGTTCTTCCCGAAGAACGCCGTCGAATACTTCATCAGCTACTACGACTACTACCAGCCGGAAGCGTACATGCCTGTGACGGATACCTATATCGAGAAGGATTCGTCCGTCAACGAGGACCTGGACAAGCTCCGGCTGCGGGCGACGAGCGCGCTGCTGGAACGGCGGGACGTGGTGATCGTCGCCTCCGTATCCTCCATCTACAGCCTGGGATCCCCCGACGAGTGGAAGGAGTTCATCCTCCTCGTGGACCGGGGCGAGGCGTACGAGCGGGATATGATCATGCGCAAGCTGATCGACATGCACTACAACCGGAACGATTACGACTTCGCGCGGGGCACATTCCGCGTGCGGGGCGACACCCTCGACATCCTGCCCGCGGACCAGGAGAAGGGCATACGCATCGAGATGTTCGGCGACGAAGTCGACCGCATTACCGAGTTCGATCCCCTTACGGGCGAGGTGCTGGCCGAACGGGACCGCATCGCCGTCTACCCGGCACGTCACTTCGTCACTACGGCGCCGCGCCTGGACCAGGCCATGAAGGCCATCGAGGAGGAACTTGACGAGCGGCTTCGGGTGCTCTATGACGAGAACAAGCTGCTCGAGGCCCAGCGGCTGGAACAGCGCACGCGCTTCGATCTGGAGATGATGCGGGAGATCGGGTTCTGCGCCGGCATCGAGAACTACTCCATGCACCTGTCGGGGCGGTCCCCGGGCGAGCGTCCCTTCTGCCTCTTCGACTTCTTCCCCAACGATTTCCTGCTGGTCATCGACGAGTCCCACGTCTCCCTGCCCCAGCTCCGGGCCATGTACAACGGCGACCGGTCGCGGAAGACCACGCTGGTGGAGCACGGATTCCGGCTGCCGTCGGCGCTGGACAACCGTCCGTTGACCTTCGAGGAATTCGAGACGATGGTCAACCAGGTGATCTACGTATCGGCCACGCCGGCCGACTACGAACTGAGCCAGTGTCAGGGCGTTGTGGTCGAGCAGATCATCCGGCCCACGGGGCTGATGGACCCCGAGATCAGCGTGCAGCCCGTGGAAAACCAGATGGATGATCTCCTGACCCGGATCCGGGAGCGCGCGGACCGGCAGGAGCGGGTGCTCGTGACGACGCTGACCAAGCGGATGGCGGAAGACCTGACCGATTATCTCAGGCAGCTGAACGTGCGGGTGCGCTATCTCCATTCCACCATCGATTCCATCGAGCGCGTCGAGATCCTGCGCGACCTGCGTCTCGGCAAGTTCGACGTCCTCGTGGGCATCAACCTGCTCCGCGAGGGGCTCGACCTGCCCGAAGTCTCCCTGGTCGCCATCCTGGACGCGGACAAGGAGGGGTTCCTGCGGTCGGAACGCTCGCTGATCCAGACGGCGGGGCGGGCGGCGCGGAACGTGCGCGGCGAGGTGATCTTCTACGCCGACAACATCACCGACTCCATGCGGCGGGCCATGGAGGAGACGAACCGCCGGCGGGTGCTGCAGCAGGAGTACAACGAACTGAACGGGATCGAGCCCGAGACCGTGTACAAGTCCATCGAGGAGATCATCCAGACCACGGCCGTGGCCGACGTGAAAGCCGTGGACGACGACATGCCGATCCTGAACACCATCGCGAAGATGGACCAGAGCACCGTCGTGGAGGAACTCAAATCCGCCATGTACGAGGCCGCCGCCAACCTGGAGTTCGAGAAGGCGGCCAGGCTGCGCGACGAGATCAACCGGCTGGAGTCCCAACCCACGAAATGA
- a CDS encoding rhomboid family intramembrane serine protease, with amino-acid sequence MLLPLQAESPSYGRPVITYGLLAANVAVFLFQFVLGPVGEQIFIFKTAAIPLELTHFVDRNEIPIPGTSLLYPDALVPFPLTLFTAMFVHGGFMHLAGNMLYLWIFGNSVESAMGAGRYLLFYLLTGLCATMVHVVSEPDSAIPMIGASGAIAGILGAYFILYPKAYIKTFVLLFIFIQIIHVPAIIVLGIWFLRQILGIGSDGVAWYAHIGGFLVGMVLVRRFLQRRPRTIHIRPGGEW; translated from the coding sequence ATGCTCCTACCTCTCCAGGCTGAAAGCCCGTCCTATGGCCGGCCCGTGATCACCTACGGGCTGCTCGCGGCCAACGTGGCCGTCTTCCTGTTCCAGTTCGTCCTGGGACCGGTGGGCGAGCAGATCTTCATCTTCAAGACCGCGGCCATTCCCTTAGAACTGACCCATTTCGTCGACCGGAACGAGATTCCCATTCCGGGCACCTCCCTGCTCTACCCGGACGCTCTAGTGCCCTTCCCCCTGACCCTGTTCACGGCCATGTTCGTCCACGGGGGTTTCATGCACCTCGCCGGCAACATGCTGTACCTGTGGATCTTCGGCAACAGCGTGGAAAGCGCCATGGGGGCGGGCCGCTACCTGCTCTTCTACCTCCTGACCGGCCTGTGCGCCACCATGGTGCACGTGGTATCCGAGCCCGATTCCGCCATCCCGATGATCGGCGCCAGCGGGGCGATCGCAGGCATCCTGGGCGCCTACTTCATCCTGTATCCCAAGGCCTACATCAAGACCTTCGTCCTGCTGTTCATCTTCATCCAGATCATCCACGTGCCCGCCATCATCGTACTCGGGATCTGGTTCCTGCGACAGATCCTGGGCATCGGTAGCGACGGCGTGGCCTGGTACGCCCACATCGGGGGATTCCTCGTCGGCATGGTCCTCGTACGGCGCTTCCTGCAGCGGCGGCCCCGAACGATTCATATCCGTCCGGGGGGCGAGTGGTGA
- the yqeC gene encoding putative selenium-dependent hydroxylase accessory protein YqeC, with protein MSGPAAETPFLDTLGIRRGDAVAIVGSGGKATLMYRLAGEAVDRGDVVITSSTTHLHPPTSKQTRGFYVTAETPGWPQLIPPELKTRRHVTVLGARPRPDKLKGLDAEELEKLREVCAPDLLLMKADGARARLFKAPGDHEPVVPAGTTRGVVVATLRAVGIPLDERQVHRPERVGRLTGLRQDEPVTPEVIAGVVSHPEAYRRAFPESVPLSLYLSCAGDEDSMDLARRIVAAVPDSVFEGVYCGDIQRSQAVVNRLA; from the coding sequence GTGAGCGGACCGGCGGCGGAAACGCCCTTCCTCGACACGCTTGGGATTCGCCGGGGAGACGCCGTAGCCATCGTCGGCAGCGGCGGCAAGGCCACGCTGATGTACCGGCTGGCCGGCGAGGCCGTCGATCGTGGAGACGTCGTCATCACGTCCTCCACCACGCACCTGCATCCGCCGACGTCGAAGCAGACGCGCGGATTCTACGTGACCGCCGAAACGCCGGGCTGGCCGCAGTTGATTCCCCCTGAACTGAAAACGCGCCGACACGTGACCGTCCTCGGCGCCCGGCCCCGGCCGGACAAGCTCAAGGGGCTGGACGCGGAGGAGTTGGAAAAGTTGCGGGAGGTCTGCGCGCCCGACCTGCTGCTCATGAAGGCCGACGGCGCCCGGGCCCGGCTGTTCAAGGCGCCCGGGGACCATGAGCCCGTGGTGCCGGCGGGGACGACACGGGGCGTGGTCGTCGCCACCCTTAGGGCCGTCGGCATCCCGCTGGACGAGCGGCAGGTGCACCGGCCGGAGCGCGTGGGCCGTCTGACCGGGTTGAGACAGGACGAACCGGTAACACCCGAAGTCATCGCTGGCGTCGTAAGTCATCCCGAGGCGTACCGGCGAGCTTTTCCGGAATCCGTACCCCTTTCCTTGTACCTCTCCTGCGCAGGTGACGAGGATAGCATGGACCTGGCCCGGCGAATCGTCGCGGCCGTGCCCGACTCGGTATTCGAAGGCGTCTACTGCGGGGACATACAGCGGTCGCAGGCGGTGGTGAATCGGCTGGCCTGA
- a CDS encoding extracellular solute-binding protein → MKTGLGLRFTTLVLCAAVSACTVIIALGCGSGDSNRRVVTVYSPHGKPILPEFEKLFEAAHPDVDVRWLDMGSQDVLDRVRSERTNPQGDVWWGAPATNFIQAADEGLLSPYRPTWADALLPEFRDEEDRWYGTAQLIPVIAFNNLELTKETAPGDWDELLDPRWRDLIVIRYPLASGTMRTVYSGMIWRTYRDTRVPDAGYAWLTRLDANTKDYAADPNMMFQKLARKEGLVSIWLMSDIMMQVDRYGYPFDFVVPRSGAPVLTDGIALIANGKNPDDARLFYEFVTNVDHTVLQAAEYYRIPTRGDIPKDRLPAWMADLSVAPFDIDWKVFSEQSSTWMKYWDDNIKDRG, encoded by the coding sequence ATGAAGACGGGTCTGGGTCTACGCTTTACGACATTGGTGCTGTGCGCGGCCGTTTCAGCGTGCACGGTCATCATCGCCTTGGGTTGCGGCAGCGGCGATTCGAACCGGCGCGTCGTGACGGTCTATTCGCCCCACGGCAAGCCGATCCTGCCCGAGTTCGAGAAGCTCTTCGAGGCCGCTCATCCCGATGTGGACGTCCGGTGGCTCGACATGGGCTCGCAGGACGTGCTGGACCGGGTGCGGTCGGAGCGGACCAATCCCCAGGGCGACGTCTGGTGGGGCGCGCCGGCGACCAACTTCATCCAGGCCGCCGACGAGGGCCTGCTGAGTCCCTACCGGCCGACCTGGGCGGACGCCCTGCTTCCCGAGTTCAGGGACGAGGAAGACCGGTGGTACGGCACGGCGCAGTTGATACCGGTCATCGCCTTCAACAATCTCGAGTTGACGAAGGAGACGGCGCCCGGGGACTGGGACGAACTCCTCGACCCCCGGTGGCGGGACCTGATCGTGATCCGGTACCCGCTCGCGTCCGGCACGATGCGGACGGTCTACTCGGGGATGATCTGGCGCACGTACCGGGACACCCGGGTTCCCGACGCGGGGTACGCGTGGCTCACGCGGCTCGATGCCAACACGAAGGACTACGCCGCCGATCCGAACATGATGTTTCAGAAGCTCGCCCGGAAGGAAGGACTGGTGTCTATCTGGCTGATGAGCGACATCATGATGCAGGTGGACCGGTACGGCTATCCCTTCGATTTCGTGGTGCCGAGGAGTGGCGCGCCCGTGCTGACTGACGGCATCGCGCTGATCGCCAACGGCAAGAACCCCGACGACGCCCGGCTCTTCTACGAATTTGTCACCAATGTGGATCACACCGTCCTGCAGGCCGCGGAGTACTACCGGATCCCGACCCGGGGCGATATCCCGAAAGACCGCCTGCCCGCGTGGATGGCCGATCTTTCCGTCGCCCCCTTCGACATCGACTGGAAGGTCTTCTCCGAACAGTCCAGCACCTGGATGAAGTACTGGGACGACAACATCAAGGACCGGGGTTAG
- a CDS encoding ABC transporter ATP-binding protein: MAQVTLNRLTKHFDDTPVVKGISLTVADGEFFSLLGPSGCGKTTILRMIAGFIFPTSGTVLFDDQDVTHVPANRRNTGMVFQNYALFPHMTVFENVAFGLRTRKVAATETRDRVARALDLVGLAGLEQRPVPQLSGGQQQRVALARAVVIEPDLLLLDEPLSNLDAKLREETRDQIRELQTKLGITAIYVTHDQEEALAVSDRIAVMEEGVCRQLDRPDAIYRRPANRFVAAFMGNMNLWEGVLDKDGGRTVFRHASGLAVVLSEDSDPAAGPGGPVYLALHPQAAKLTDEDTEGTVSGVVTTRRFKGATVEFTVDAGGVSIQVVEYAEGPMAARQPGDAVRVRIPGDQAIILRD, from the coding sequence ATGGCCCAGGTCACCCTCAATCGCCTCACCAAGCACTTCGATGACACCCCGGTCGTGAAAGGCATCAGCCTGACGGTGGCCGACGGCGAGTTCTTCAGTCTCCTGGGACCGAGCGGTTGCGGCAAGACGACCATCCTCCGCATGATCGCCGGGTTCATCTTCCCCACCTCCGGCACCGTGCTCTTCGACGACCAGGACGTCACCCACGTGCCCGCCAACCGGCGGAACACCGGGATGGTGTTTCAGAACTACGCCCTCTTTCCCCACATGACCGTCTTCGAGAACGTGGCCTTCGGCCTGCGAACGCGGAAGGTGGCTGCAACCGAGACCAGGGATCGCGTGGCGCGGGCCCTCGACCTGGTGGGACTGGCCGGGCTGGAACAGCGTCCCGTGCCCCAGTTGTCCGGCGGACAGCAGCAGCGGGTGGCCCTCGCGCGGGCCGTGGTCATCGAACCCGACCTGCTGCTCCTCGATGAGCCGCTGTCCAACCTGGACGCCAAGCTGCGGGAAGAAACCCGGGACCAGATCCGGGAGCTGCAGACCAAGCTGGGTATCACGGCCATCTACGTCACCCACGACCAGGAGGAGGCGCTGGCCGTTTCCGACCGGATCGCGGTCATGGAGGAGGGTGTGTGCCGGCAGCTGGACCGCCCCGACGCGATCTACCGCAGGCCGGCCAACCGGTTCGTGGCCGCCTTCATGGGCAACATGAACCTCTGGGAGGGGGTGCTGGATAAGGACGGGGGCAGGACGGTTTTCCGCCACGCGAGCGGACTGGCCGTTGTGTTGTCCGAGGACTCCGACCCGGCGGCTGGCCCCGGCGGCCCCGTGTACTTGGCCCTCCATCCCCAGGCCGCGAAGTTGACCGACGAGGATACGGAAGGCACGGTGAGCGGCGTCGTGACTACCCGGCGTTTCAAAGGTGCTACGGTCGAGTTCACCGTCGATGCCGGAGGCGTCTCCATACAGGTCGTGGAGTACGCGGAAGGCCCGATGGCCGCGCGTCAGCCCGGCGATGCCGTGCGCGTCCGCATTCCCGGCGACCAGGCGATCATCCTGAGAGATTGA
- a CDS encoding iron ABC transporter permease produces the protein MNLYAFLRQPRTLVFIPLGFILLGYIVYPAALVLWESLFREGQFGFGNYGEFFDPDSPSYMEGLFNSVMVSVGSVLLSALIGVPLALIFTHYDFPGRSVFSALAILPIVLPPLVGVLAFLFLYSESGMVPRLIQAALGLERPPFSLNGVWAVLLVHGYTMYVFFYLFTSAALRGIDPAVMEAARNLGASSWFSFRTVTLPLLTPAMVGATLLVFMTSMNSFSAPFIFAGGFRFLSLNIYTSKLNGDMAMAVTQTVVLSAFSIAFLFWMRRYEGRRQYAMSTKGTATVRREIRGRWARLLAGTAGIAMVVVLLLPHLTILLLSFVQDGTWTHQILPQVYTSENYGRLFQDPTFWEPIRNSLNMAVVSTAADVAIGVTAAYLVVKGTFRGRKLLDALVMVPWALPGTVVAINLIVAFSQGTPFSFGQVLVGSFWLLPIAYFVRHLPIVFRASAAAFRQLDDSLEEAARNLGAGWFYAFRRVTLPLIGPGVLAGTLLAFVTALGEFVASILLYVYDNRPIAMEILSHLRQFNIGSAAAYAVLLLLLVSVVLLGSNYFSRGTAQRSLS, from the coding sequence ATGAACCTGTACGCTTTTCTCCGGCAACCCCGAACCCTCGTCTTCATCCCCCTGGGATTCATCCTGCTCGGCTACATCGTCTATCCCGCGGCGCTCGTCTTGTGGGAGAGCCTGTTCCGGGAAGGGCAGTTCGGCTTCGGCAACTACGGGGAGTTCTTCGATCCGGACAGCCCGTCCTATATGGAAGGCCTCTTCAACAGCGTCATGGTCTCCGTGGGCAGCGTGCTGCTGTCGGCCCTCATCGGCGTCCCCCTGGCCCTCATCTTCACCCACTACGACTTTCCCGGCCGGTCCGTGTTTTCCGCGCTGGCCATCCTGCCCATCGTCCTCCCGCCGCTGGTGGGCGTGCTCGCCTTCCTGTTTCTCTACAGCGAAAGCGGTATGGTCCCGCGCCTCATCCAGGCGGCCCTGGGGCTCGAGCGGCCGCCCTTTTCGTTGAACGGTGTGTGGGCCGTGCTGCTCGTGCACGGCTACACCATGTACGTCTTCTTCTACCTCTTCACCTCGGCGGCGCTTCGGGGCATCGATCCCGCGGTCATGGAGGCGGCCCGCAATCTGGGCGCGTCGTCGTGGTTCAGCTTCCGGACCGTCACCCTGCCCCTGCTCACGCCCGCCATGGTGGGGGCGACGCTCCTGGTCTTCATGACGTCCATGAATTCCTTCAGCGCACCCTTCATCTTCGCGGGCGGATTCCGCTTCCTGAGCCTCAACATCTACACGTCCAAATTGAACGGCGACATGGCCATGGCCGTCACGCAGACCGTGGTCCTCTCCGCCTTCTCCATCGCCTTCCTGTTCTGGATGCGCCGTTACGAGGGGCGGCGGCAGTACGCCATGAGCACCAAGGGCACGGCAACGGTCCGGCGCGAAATCCGGGGACGCTGGGCGCGCCTGCTCGCGGGCACCGCGGGAATCGCCATGGTGGTGGTGCTCCTGCTGCCCCATCTGACTATCCTCCTGCTGTCCTTCGTCCAGGACGGCACGTGGACCCACCAGATCCTGCCCCAGGTCTATACGTCGGAAAACTACGGTCGCCTCTTCCAGGACCCCACCTTCTGGGAACCGATCCGGAACAGCCTCAACATGGCGGTGGTTTCCACGGCGGCCGACGTGGCGATCGGCGTCACCGCGGCCTACCTGGTCGTCAAGGGCACGTTCCGGGGCCGCAAGCTGCTCGATGCCCTCGTGATGGTGCCGTGGGCCCTGCCCGGCACGGTGGTGGCCATCAACCTGATCGTCGCCTTCAGCCAGGGCACGCCCTTCAGCTTCGGACAGGTGCTGGTGGGTTCCTTCTGGCTCCTGCCCATCGCGTACTTCGTCCGCCATCTGCCCATCGTGTTCCGGGCGTCCGCGGCGGCCTTCAGGCAGCTGGACGACTCCCTCGAGGAAGCGGCGCGCAACCTCGGCGCGGGGTGGTTCTACGCCTTCCGCCGCGTCACCCTGCCCCTCATCGGTCCGGGCGTGCTCGCCGGTACGCTGCTGGCCTTCGTCACGGCCCTGGGTGAATTCGTGGCCTCCATCCTGCTCTACGTCTACGACAACCGGCCCATCGCCATGGAGATCCTGTCCCACCTGCGCCAGTTCAACATCGGCAGCGCCGCGGCCTACGCCGTCCTGCTGCTGCTCCTCGTGTCTGTCGTACTGCTGGGCTCCAACTACTTCTCCCGCGGCACGGCGCAGCGCAGCCTGTCATAG